The genomic stretch TGAAATCGGCCTGCAAATGCTTGGACGCCATCACGACATAGGCCCCGCCATAGGCTTTGCGGGTGATGACAGTGACCTTTGGCACCGTCGCCTCGCCATAGGCATAAAGCAGTTTCGCGCCGTGTTTGATAACGCCGCCATATTCCTGTGACGTGCCCGGCAGAAAGCCCGGAACATCAACCAGCGTCAGCACGGGAATTTCGAACGCGTCGCAGAACCGCACGAAACGCGCGGCCTTGCGGCTGCTGTCGATATCCAGACAGCCCGCCAGCACCATCGGCTGATTGGCGACAACACCCACGGTCGCCCCTTCCAGCCGGATGAAACCGGTCAGGATATTCTTGGCAAATTCGGCCTGAATCTCGTAAAAATCACCCTCATCCGCGATTTTCAGGATCAGTTCCTTCATGTCATAAGGCGTGTTCGGATTGGCGGGGACCAAAGTATCAAGGCTTTCCTCGATCCGGTTCACATCGTCAAAGAACGGGCGCACAGGCGGCTGGTCGCGGTTGTTCAGCGGCAGGAAATCGAACAGACGGCGGGTTTCGGCCAAAGCCTCGACATCATTTTCAAAGGCACCATCGGCGACCGATGATTTGCGGGTATGGGTGCTGGCCCCGCCCAATTCCTCGGCGGTGACGATTTCATTGGTCACGGTCTTGGCCACATCGGGGCCGGTGACGAACATATAGCTGGAATCCTTCACCATGAAGATGAAATCCGTCATCGCGGGGCTATAGACAGCGCCCCCCGCACAAGGCCCCATGATCAGGCTGATCTGCGGCACGACACCCGATGCGGTGATATTGCGCTGGAACACATCGCCATAGGCGGCAAGGCTGGCGACACCTTCTTGAATGCGCGCGCCACCTGAATCGTTGATCCCGATCACCGGCGCGCCGTTTTGCATCGCCAGATCCATGATCTTGCAGATCTTCTTGCCATGGGTTTCCGACACCGACCCGCCCATGACGGTGAAATCCTGCGAAAAGACATAGACCATGCGCCCATTGATCGTGCCCCAGCCCGTCACGACGCCATCGCCTGCGGGCCGGTCCTTGTCCATGCCGAAATCGGTGCAGCGATGCGCCACGAACATGTCGAATTCTTCAAACGAGCCTTCGTCCAGCAGCAGATCGATCCGTTCGCGCGCGGTCAGCTTGCCCTTGCTATGCTGCGCCGCGATCCGTTTTTCGCCGCCGCCAAGACGTGCATCGGCGCGCCGATCCTCGAGTTCCTGCAGAATGTCCATGCCAGCCCCTCCCCTTCAGGTTTCGCCCTGCATAGCATGTTCGGGGCACGAATGAAGCGGGATTAAGAAAATTTGCAAATACCATAGTTCGCAAAGTGAAATTTCTGCAAATTAGCAAATTACCGCACCTTCGGTTCACCCACGCACAGAGCTTTGGGCTGTCTTGCGCATGGACATCGCGGCCAGCGGGTTCTAACTCATCACCATGACCACATCGCCAGTGATCCGGTTTCTGGACCGGACGACCCCGCCCCATATCCTGACGCTGATCCTGATCACCGGTATTTCGGCGCTGAACATGTCGATTTTTCTGCCCTCGCTGGCGGCGATGACGGCCTATTTCGACACGGAATATGCGGTCATGCAGGTGTCGCTGTCGGGCTATCTGGCGGCAACGGCGGTGCTGCAAATCTTTGTCGGCCCGCTGTCAGACCGGTTCGGGCGGCGGCCGATCCTGCTGGGCTCGCTGACGATCTTCATTCTGGCGACAATCGGCGCGCTGTTTTCCACCACGGTCGAGGCCTTCTTGTTCTTCCGCATCCTGCAAGCGGCGGTCGCCACCTGCATGGTGCTGGGCCGCGCCATCGTGCGCGATATCGTGCCGGATGCGCAGGCCGCCTCGATGATCGGCTATGTGACGATGGGCATGGCGCTGGTGCCGATGGTCGGGCCGATGATCGGCGGCGCGCTGGAACAGGCCTTTGACTGGCACGCGACCTTTGTCTTTCTGGTGCTGGCGGGGATCGGCACGCTGGCGCTGGTCTATGTCGATCTGGGCGAGACTTTGGCCAAAGGCGGCATGGGCTTTCGCGCGCAGGTGCGGTCCTACCCCGAACTGCTGCAATCCCCCCGTTTCTGGGGCTATGTCATGTGCGCGGCCTTCGGATCGGGGGCGTTTTTCGCGCTGCTGGGGGGCGCGTCTTTCGTCGGCACCACGATTTTCGGCCTGTCGCCGGTCTGGAACGGCGTGGCCTTGGGCGCGCCTGCCGTTGGCTATGCTTTGGGCAATTTCCTGTCGGGGCGGTTTTCAGTCCGGCTGGGGATCAACAAGATGGCGCTGATCGGCACCGGCGTCACGATTGCGGGGCTGGGCACCTCGGTCCTGCTGACGCTGGCGGGGATCATCCATCCACTGGTATTTTTCGGCTTTTGCACCTTTCTGGGGCTGGGCAACGGGCTGACCCTGCCCAATGTGATGGCAGGCTCGATTTCCGTGCGCCCGCATCTGGCAGGCACGGCCAGCGGGCTGGGCGGGGCGATCATGATCGGCGGCGGGGCGGCCCTGTCGCAATTCGCAGGCAGCATCCTGACGGTGGATTCGGGCACCCTGCCCTTGCAGATGCTGATGCTGGGCACATCGGTGCTGGCCTTTTTGTCGGTGGTCTTTGTGGTCTGGCGCGAAAACCGGATCGCTTGACGCGCGCTTTGCAGCGGCTAATCATGGGCCGCAAAGTTGCAAAGGTGCGCGATGGCGATCCAGAAACTCTATGCCGGCGCCAAGCTGCGCGAATTGCGCGGTCGGCTGGCGATGACGCAAAAGGCCTTTGCCGATAAGCTTGGCGTGTCGCTGCCCTATCTCAACCAGATGGAAAACAACAACCGCCCCGTTTCCACGGCGGTGGTGCTGGGGCTGGCGCAGGAATTCGGTTTCGACGTGACCGAGCTGCAATCGGGCGACGAGGCGCGCCTTGTCGGTGACCTGCGCGAGGCGCTGGCCGATCCGGTCTTTACCGGCTCCGCCCCCGCGCTGGCCGATCTGCGGCTGGTGGCCGCCAATGCCCCCGCGCTGGCGCGCGCCTTTCTGGACCTGCACCGGGGCTACCGGCAGACCCATGAAAGACTGGCATCGCTGGACGAGGCTTTGGGCCGCGAAGACGCCCGCCTGCGCCCCAGCCCCTGGGAAGAAGTGCGCGATTTCTTTCATTATTGTGACAATTACATCGATGCCGTGGACCGCAGCGCCGAACGGATGGCAGGGCTATGCGCGCCCGATGAGACCATCGCGCAAGCCGCAACCCGCCTGCTGGGAAAGGCGGGGATCAATGTCAGCTACGCGCCCAGCGACACATTGCGCGCCTTCGATCCGGCCACAAAGCTGCTGACGCTCTCCGCTGCGGCGCATCCCGCGACACAGAGCTTTCAGCTCTTGCTGCAACTGGCGCTGGTGACGCAGGGCGCCTTGCTGGATGCGACGCTCGATCTGGCACGGTTCCAATCCGACGAGGCGCGCAGCATCGCCAAGGTCGGTCTGGCGAATTATTTCGCCGGTGCCGCGCTGATGCCCTATCATGCCTTCCTGCTGGCCGCACAAGAGACACGGCATGATCTGGAATTGCTGGCCGCGCGGTTTGGCGCATCGCTGGAACAGGTGGCGCATCGGCTGTCCACGCTGCAACGGCCGGGTGCCAAGGGCATCCCGTTTTTCTTTGTGCGCGTCGATCAGGCCGGCACGATCACCAAACGGCATTCCGCCACCACGCTGCAATTCGCGCGCTTCGGCGGCGCCTGCCCTTTGTGGAACGTGCATCAGGCAT from Yoonia vestfoldensis encodes the following:
- a CDS encoding acyl-CoA carboxylase subunit beta, yielding MDILQELEDRRADARLGGGEKRIAAQHSKGKLTARERIDLLLDEGSFEEFDMFVAHRCTDFGMDKDRPAGDGVVTGWGTINGRMVYVFSQDFTVMGGSVSETHGKKICKIMDLAMQNGAPVIGINDSGGARIQEGVASLAAYGDVFQRNITASGVVPQISLIMGPCAGGAVYSPAMTDFIFMVKDSSYMFVTGPDVAKTVTNEIVTAEELGGASTHTRKSSVADGAFENDVEALAETRRLFDFLPLNNRDQPPVRPFFDDVNRIEESLDTLVPANPNTPYDMKELILKIADEGDFYEIQAEFAKNILTGFIRLEGATVGVVANQPMVLAGCLDIDSSRKAARFVRFCDAFEIPVLTLVDVPGFLPGTSQEYGGVIKHGAKLLYAYGEATVPKVTVITRKAYGGAYVVMASKHLQADFNYAWPTSEIAVMGAKGATEIIHRGKSPEEIAARTAEYEARFANPFVAAEKGFIDEVIMPHSTRKRICRAFASLRSKKTQMPWKKHDNIPL
- a CDS encoding helix-turn-helix domain-containing protein, with translation MAIQKLYAGAKLRELRGRLAMTQKAFADKLGVSLPYLNQMENNNRPVSTAVVLGLAQEFGFDVTELQSGDEARLVGDLREALADPVFTGSAPALADLRLVAANAPALARAFLDLHRGYRQTHERLASLDEALGREDARLRPSPWEEVRDFFHYCDNYIDAVDRSAERMAGLCAPDETIAQAATRLLGKAGINVSYAPSDTLRAFDPATKLLTLSAAAHPATQSFQLLLQLALVTQGALLDATLDLARFQSDEARSIAKVGLANYFAGAALMPYHAFLLAAQETRHDLELLAARFGASLEQVAHRLSTLQRPGAKGIPFFFVRVDQAGTITKRHSATTLQFARFGGACPLWNVHQAFELPGQFLRQLAETPDGARYFCLARDVSKSGGSYHAPTRRYAIGLGCEVRHADAIVYADHMDIAAPDAYAPIGISCRICERRNCHQRSVPPLERHLRVDPNTRGLLPYQLD
- a CDS encoding multidrug effflux MFS transporter encodes the protein MTTSPVIRFLDRTTPPHILTLILITGISALNMSIFLPSLAAMTAYFDTEYAVMQVSLSGYLAATAVLQIFVGPLSDRFGRRPILLGSLTIFILATIGALFSTTVEAFLFFRILQAAVATCMVLGRAIVRDIVPDAQAASMIGYVTMGMALVPMVGPMIGGALEQAFDWHATFVFLVLAGIGTLALVYVDLGETLAKGGMGFRAQVRSYPELLQSPRFWGYVMCAAFGSGAFFALLGGASFVGTTIFGLSPVWNGVALGAPAVGYALGNFLSGRFSVRLGINKMALIGTGVTIAGLGTSVLLTLAGIIHPLVFFGFCTFLGLGNGLTLPNVMAGSISVRPHLAGTASGLGGAIMIGGGAALSQFAGSILTVDSGTLPLQMLMLGTSVLAFLSVVFVVWRENRIA